In the Sandaracinaceae bacterium genome, one interval contains:
- a CDS encoding DUF3560 domain-containing protein, translating to MTKSVDPRRARALLDLLESTLRRSGATVREDREADLLDREALDRAIIVDALRVVDGDPSLPPAAEVRIYLRPGRRHTRVFWAPRGSDGGSILHFVEQATGRVFSAQSSTKVGAPTGRVVDVAREADEPVGERPSLAEVLRRAERLTPQKVFAGLGMPKATRSGRERRSGVQVRKQSPKAVSVEWADWAGEGEDVRRQRFDEVLERLAARGYGFHLLSGEVGQAALDEARARRIVIVHRPKEAAPSVSSAPEKTPDRAPSPPRGATPEDLAKALELARSHGRAVVQLGQVYFDAPRGEGARTLQAFRTVLAGAVEALRAMPVLQRRVFVDEVKPAYRDAAALARSIQGEGWREGGEALLRRGTHARVFTEDLDRAFKALEVPRRYVDAPAGDTTPTGDTPAPAASAEARGEEAWERDRVVWFRPVDKGHAMRRVELRRGETAWVTLGRSATGERRGFWASVNGLSKARRQLKMNTQWVDLPFVFSRTEMEGEVVPPPPEGEASAEAGGPFTALLEALRTGKARALTIVSTDATPHRMRVARVESRPGALVAEGKVKRSKATLTIWTEVDDEGRPTKYARLERGSRGYRVDARRIAAPALKTEAPSPAPTPTALAPERGETEHQRRRRERAEHRAARLEREADAQLSDARGELDRIPPGQPILVGHHSERRHRKALERHDRKTRQALDTARAAEAAKGTAGRAGYAISSDDPDAVEALEARLAELEAARALSKAVNAAYRKGGWEAVEQVPGVTPKLLAGAKRTLELAPWMKTPMDTKNVGANIRRVRGRIEELRAAAERAAAPPIEGEGFSIEEDVDDNRVRFRFDERPERETTAKMKRAGFRWSRRHGAWQRQLNEAGRFAARRMAEELFGWQEPEPARTDESASDDVEAAARWQAQVKADHAALMERRAREEAEGRPPPRLSDEQVFDELRARAAITDEDRARYPGDVIEEAEASGLRPERVLELRAMSEREESEMGQRLRGAARRGDL from the coding sequence GTGACAAAGAGTGTGGATCCGCGGCGCGCTCGCGCGCTCCTCGACCTGCTCGAGTCGACGCTCCGGCGCTCCGGCGCCACGGTCCGCGAAGATCGGGAGGCCGATCTCCTGGACAGGGAGGCGCTCGACCGGGCGATCATCGTCGACGCGCTGCGGGTCGTCGACGGCGACCCGTCCCTGCCTCCCGCCGCCGAGGTGCGCATCTACCTGCGGCCCGGGCGTCGCCATACGCGGGTGTTCTGGGCGCCACGGGGCTCTGACGGCGGCTCGATCCTCCACTTCGTCGAGCAGGCCACGGGTCGGGTCTTCTCGGCCCAGAGCTCGACGAAGGTGGGCGCGCCCACGGGGCGTGTCGTCGACGTCGCGCGGGAGGCCGACGAGCCCGTGGGGGAGAGGCCGTCGCTCGCCGAGGTGCTGCGGAGGGCCGAGCGGCTCACGCCGCAGAAGGTGTTCGCTGGGCTCGGGATGCCGAAGGCCACGCGGTCCGGTCGCGAGCGGCGGAGCGGCGTGCAGGTGCGCAAGCAGAGCCCCAAGGCGGTCAGCGTGGAGTGGGCCGACTGGGCGGGCGAAGGTGAGGACGTCCGCCGTCAGCGCTTCGACGAGGTGCTCGAGCGGCTCGCGGCGCGAGGCTATGGGTTCCACCTGCTCTCAGGCGAGGTCGGCCAGGCCGCCCTCGACGAGGCCCGAGCGCGCAGGATCGTGATCGTGCACCGACCGAAGGAGGCGGCGCCGAGCGTCTCGTCAGCGCCGGAGAAGACGCCGGATCGCGCGCCGAGTCCGCCGAGGGGTGCGACGCCGGAGGACCTGGCGAAGGCGCTCGAGCTGGCCCGCTCGCACGGCCGCGCCGTCGTGCAGCTGGGGCAGGTCTACTTCGACGCGCCGCGTGGCGAGGGGGCGCGCACGCTCCAGGCGTTCCGGACCGTGCTCGCGGGGGCGGTCGAGGCGCTCCGGGCGATGCCGGTGCTTCAGCGCCGGGTTTTCGTCGACGAGGTGAAGCCGGCGTACCGGGACGCGGCGGCGCTCGCCCGCTCGATCCAGGGCGAAGGCTGGCGCGAGGGTGGCGAGGCGTTGCTCCGCCGCGGCACGCACGCGCGGGTCTTCACGGAGGACCTCGACCGCGCCTTCAAGGCGCTCGAGGTGCCGCGCCGCTACGTCGACGCACCCGCGGGCGACACCACCCCCACGGGCGACACCCCCGCGCCGGCCGCGAGCGCCGAGGCCAGGGGCGAGGAGGCGTGGGAGCGGGACCGCGTGGTGTGGTTTCGGCCCGTCGACAAGGGCCACGCCATGCGCCGCGTGGAGCTGCGCCGCGGCGAGACCGCGTGGGTGACGCTCGGGCGCTCTGCGACCGGTGAGCGGCGCGGCTTCTGGGCGAGCGTCAACGGGCTCAGCAAGGCGCGGCGCCAGCTGAAGATGAACACGCAGTGGGTGGATCTGCCGTTCGTCTTCTCCCGCACGGAGATGGAGGGCGAGGTTGTCCCGCCGCCGCCCGAGGGCGAAGCGAGCGCCGAGGCAGGGGGCCCCTTCACGGCGCTGCTCGAGGCGCTGCGAACGGGCAAGGCGCGGGCGCTGACGATCGTCTCCACCGACGCGACGCCGCACCGAATGCGCGTCGCCCGCGTCGAGTCGCGCCCTGGCGCGTTGGTGGCGGAGGGAAAGGTCAAGCGCTCGAAGGCGACGCTGACGATCTGGACCGAGGTCGACGACGAGGGCCGGCCGACGAAGTACGCTCGCCTCGAGCGCGGCAGCCGCGGCTACCGCGTCGACGCTCGACGCATCGCGGCCCCCGCGCTGAAGACCGAAGCGCCCTCCCCTGCTCCGACGCCGACGGCGCTCGCGCCGGAGCGCGGCGAGACGGAGCACCAGCGGCGCCGTCGGGAGCGCGCGGAGCACCGCGCGGCGCGGCTCGAGCGCGAGGCCGACGCGCAGCTGTCGGACGCCCGCGGCGAGCTCGATCGAATCCCTCCTGGCCAGCCGATCCTGGTCGGGCATCACTCCGAGCGTCGGCACCGCAAGGCGCTCGAGCGCCACGATCGCAAGACCCGCCAGGCGCTCGACACGGCGCGCGCGGCCGAGGCGGCCAAGGGGACGGCGGGGCGCGCCGGGTACGCCATCTCGAGCGACGACCCCGACGCCGTCGAGGCGCTCGAGGCGCGGCTCGCCGAGCTCGAGGCCGCGCGCGCGCTCAGCAAGGCCGTCAACGCCGCCTACCGCAAGGGCGGATGGGAGGCGGTCGAGCAGGTGCCCGGCGTCACGCCGAAGCTCCTCGCCGGGGCGAAGCGGACCCTGGAGCTCGCGCCGTGGATGAAGACGCCGATGGACACCAAGAACGTCGGCGCCAACATCCGCCGCGTCCGGGGGCGCATCGAGGAGCTGCGGGCCGCCGCGGAGCGGGCCGCAGCGCCGCCCATCGAGGGCGAGGGCTTCTCGATCGAAGAGGACGTAGATGACAACCGCGTCCGCTTCCGGTTCGACGAGCGGCCCGAGCGGGAGACGACCGCCAAGATGAAGCGCGCCGGCTTTCGGTGGTCTCGTCGTCACGGCGCTTGGCAGCGGCAGCTCAACGAGGCAGGTCGCTTCGCCGCCCGCCGAATGGCCGAGGAGCTGTTCGGCTGGCAGGAGCCTGAGCCTGCTCGAACGGACGAGTCGGCGAGCGACGACGTGGAGGCGGCGGCGCGCTGGCAGGCGCAGGTGAAGGCCGACCACGCCGCGCTGATGGAGCGCCGCGCGCGCGAGGAGGCCGAGGGCCGCCCTCCCCCGCGACTCAGCGACGAGCAGGTGTTCGACGAGCTGCGGGCGCGCGCCGCCATCACGGACGAGGACCGCGCTCGCTACCCCGGCGACGTCATCGAGGAGGCGGAGGCGTCGGGGCTGCGGCCCGAGCGCGTCCTCGAGCTGCGAGCGATGAGCGAGCGCGAGGAGTCAGAGATGGGCCAGAGGCTTCGGGGCGCCGCCCGCCGGGGAGACTTGTGA